A genomic region of Rhizobium sp. NXC24 contains the following coding sequences:
- a CDS encoding LuxR family transcriptional regulator, translated as MNIHSLIQLLVVIEECKLAKNVVAELELVLRSYKFDFYGLLKQPRPNVDPTTLMLAGRWPDKWPLTYVAKKYLLIDPTIRYLGRAQRPFRWRDAMAALKGDPLRRRMEQMMADARAHGLIDGYIFPIHGRSGLLGSMTVGGNVVDLSPVELSLLDAVAKKAFWRLLELRGEAQSLEQPATIDVKLTRRETEVLNHLAEGMTSMEISRTLKISNHTVDWYMNSIQDKLNAKNRQHIVAIAFRNGLIP; from the coding sequence GTGAATATTCATTCCTTAATACAATTGCTTGTGGTCATTGAAGAATGCAAGCTTGCCAAGAATGTCGTGGCGGAGCTGGAACTGGTGCTGCGGTCCTACAAGTTCGATTTCTACGGTCTGCTGAAGCAGCCGCGGCCGAATGTGGACCCCACGACCCTGATGCTGGCCGGACGCTGGCCCGACAAATGGCCGCTCACCTATGTCGCCAAGAAATACCTGCTTATCGACCCCACCATCCGTTATCTCGGCCGGGCGCAGCGGCCTTTCCGCTGGCGCGATGCCATGGCGGCGCTGAAGGGTGATCCGCTGCGCCGGCGCATGGAGCAGATGATGGCCGATGCCCGCGCCCACGGGCTGATCGATGGCTATATCTTCCCCATTCATGGGCGCAGCGGCCTGCTCGGCAGCATGACCGTCGGCGGCAATGTGGTCGATCTGTCGCCCGTCGAACTCTCGCTACTCGATGCGGTGGCGAAAAAAGCCTTCTGGCGGCTTCTGGAACTGCGCGGCGAAGCGCAATCGCTGGAGCAGCCGGCTACTATCGACGTGAAGCTGACCAGGCGCGAGACCGAGGTGTTGAACCATCTGGCGGAAGGCATGACCTCCATGGAAATCAGCCGGACGCTCAAAATCTCAAATCACACCGTCGATTGGTATATGAATAGTATCCAGGACAAGCTGAACGCCAAGAACCGCCAGCATATCGTTGCCATCGCCTTCAGAAACGGGCTTATTCCGTAG
- a CDS encoding glucan ABC transporter ATP-binding protein/ permease — protein MSLFKVYARALKYLGAYRYRVWMVVIANIALAMTTIYEPVLFGRIFDAIAKKEAAAPTMMLWAGFAVFSAVAFIVVSREADRLAHGRRASLLTEAFSRIISMPLSWHSQRGTASALNTLLRACEALFGLWLEFMRNHLTTAVALVVMVPTAIAMDLRLSAVLILLGVFYWIIGRLVMNRTKDGQTSVESHYNTVFSHVSDSISNVSVLHSYNRIEAETRALKSFTERLLAAQYPVLDWWALAGALNRTASTVAMMAILMIGTVLVQDGSLSLGALITFIAFANVLIGRLEQLRNFANQIFEARAKLEDFYTLEDSVRDREEPAGLAEIKDVKGEVEFRNVSFGFGNTSQGLHNINFTVKAGQTVAIVGPTGAGKTTLVNLLQRVFDPQDGQILVDGNDITKVTRKSLRRYIATVFQDAGLLNRSISDNIRLGREGATEEEMVRAAQAAAANDFIENRESGYETRVGERGNKLSGGERQRIAIARAILKDAPILVLDEATSALDVETENRVKAAIDNLRQNRTTFIIAHRLSTVREADIVLFLDNGRVIENGSFNELSQSNGRFAALLRASGILTDDEVRKAHTTENEAA, from the coding sequence GTGTCGTTGTTCAAAGTCTATGCAAGAGCCCTGAAGTATCTTGGCGCGTATCGATACCGCGTCTGGATGGTTGTCATCGCAAACATTGCACTGGCGATGACCACTATTTACGAGCCGGTTCTGTTCGGCCGTATCTTCGACGCCATTGCCAAGAAAGAGGCCGCGGCGCCGACGATGATGCTGTGGGCCGGTTTCGCCGTCTTCAGCGCAGTCGCCTTCATCGTCGTTTCCCGCGAGGCGGATCGTCTCGCCCATGGACGCCGCGCCTCGCTGCTGACCGAAGCGTTTAGCCGCATCATCTCCATGCCGCTCTCCTGGCACAGCCAGCGCGGCACGGCGAGTGCTCTGAATACGCTGCTCCGCGCCTGCGAAGCCCTCTTCGGCCTCTGGCTCGAATTCATGCGCAACCATCTGACGACGGCGGTCGCACTGGTCGTGATGGTTCCCACGGCCATTGCCATGGACCTGCGCCTGTCGGCCGTTCTCATCCTACTCGGCGTCTTCTACTGGATCATCGGCCGTCTGGTCATGAACCGCACGAAGGATGGCCAGACCTCGGTGGAAAGCCATTACAACACGGTGTTCTCGCATGTCAGCGACAGCATCAGCAACGTTTCCGTGCTGCATAGCTACAACCGCATCGAAGCCGAAACCAGGGCGCTGAAGTCCTTCACCGAACGACTGCTCGCCGCGCAGTATCCGGTTCTCGACTGGTGGGCGCTCGCCGGCGCGCTGAACCGCACGGCCTCGACCGTCGCGATGATGGCGATCCTGATGATCGGTACGGTGCTCGTCCAAGACGGCAGCCTGAGCCTCGGCGCGCTCATCACCTTTATCGCCTTCGCCAACGTGCTGATCGGCCGCCTGGAGCAGCTCCGCAACTTTGCCAACCAGATCTTCGAAGCACGTGCCAAGCTGGAAGACTTCTACACGCTGGAAGATTCCGTGCGCGACCGTGAAGAGCCGGCCGGCCTTGCCGAAATCAAGGACGTCAAGGGCGAAGTCGAGTTCCGCAACGTATCCTTCGGCTTCGGCAATACGTCGCAGGGCCTGCACAACATCAACTTCACGGTGAAGGCCGGCCAGACGGTCGCCATCGTCGGCCCGACCGGCGCCGGCAAGACGACGCTGGTCAACCTGCTGCAGCGCGTCTTCGACCCGCAGGACGGCCAGATCCTCGTCGACGGCAACGACATCACCAAGGTGACACGCAAGTCGCTGCGCCGCTACATCGCCACCGTCTTCCAGGATGCCGGCCTGCTGAACCGCTCGATCAGCGACAACATCCGTCTCGGCCGCGAAGGCGCGACCGAAGAGGAGATGGTCCGCGCCGCCCAAGCGGCTGCCGCCAACGACTTCATCGAAAATCGCGAGAGCGGTTACGAGACCCGGGTTGGCGAGCGCGGCAACAAGCTCTCCGGCGGCGAGCGCCAGCGTATCGCTATCGCCCGCGCCATCCTGAAGGACGCGCCGATCCTCGTGCTCGACGAAGCGACCAGCGCGCTCGACGTGGAGACCGAGAACCGGGTCAAGGCGGCGATCGACAATCTGCGCCAGAACCGCACGACCTTCATCATCGCCCACCGCCTGTCGACGGTGCGCGAGGCCGATATCGTCCTCTTCCTCGACAATGGCCGCGTGATCGAAAACGGCAGCTTCAACGAGCTCAGCCAGAGCAACGGCCGCTTCGCCGCCCTGCTTCGCGCCAGCGGTATCCTAACGGACGACGAAGTCCGGAAGGCACATACCACGGAAAACGAAGCCGCCTGA
- a CDS encoding porin: MNIRSLLLGSAAALAAVSGAQAADAIVAAEPEPLEYVRICDAFGAGYFFIPGTETCLKIGGRVRTEGEWYDAYNANSKNGTLWHTRAELSIDTASDTEYGPLKTNTVYRWDWQEGNSTSTKLLWANISLAGFTVGKLDSQYNLFMGYAGNVINDDVVYDGPKELNQFTYKYDAGNGFTAVISLEDSNSSADTSSYGGAWRTGKADHYAPDVVAGAGYKAGAWTLRVIGGYDSIVEEGAIKARIDADFGDFKAFLMGGWNTDGDKLNKYAGSYLNSNRSACPTNGADCGWGDWAFWTGASYQLTPKLQANAQVAYTDSKILAATANVAWRPVKDLLIEPEVSYTDWDAADKDQWAGVLRFERKF, encoded by the coding sequence ATGAATATCAGAAGTCTTCTTCTCGGTTCGGCCGCTGCTCTGGCTGCCGTTTCGGGAGCACAGGCGGCTGACGCCATCGTGGCCGCCGAGCCGGAGCCGCTTGAATATGTTCGCATCTGCGACGCCTTTGGCGCCGGTTACTTCTTCATTCCCGGCACGGAAACCTGCCTGAAGATCGGCGGCCGCGTCCGCACCGAAGGCGAATGGTACGATGCCTACAACGCCAACAGCAAGAACGGTACGCTTTGGCATACTCGCGCCGAGCTCAGCATCGACACGGCGAGCGATACCGAATACGGCCCGCTGAAGACCAACACCGTCTACCGTTGGGATTGGCAGGAAGGCAACTCCACGAGCACGAAGCTGCTTTGGGCCAATATCAGCCTCGCCGGCTTCACCGTCGGTAAGCTCGACTCGCAGTACAACCTCTTCATGGGCTATGCCGGCAACGTCATCAACGACGACGTCGTCTATGACGGCCCGAAGGAACTCAACCAGTTCACCTACAAATATGATGCCGGCAACGGCTTCACGGCAGTGATCTCGCTGGAAGATTCCAACTCGTCGGCCGACACCTCGTCCTACGGCGGCGCATGGCGCACCGGCAAGGCCGATCATTATGCTCCTGACGTTGTTGCCGGCGCCGGCTACAAGGCCGGTGCATGGACCCTCCGGGTCATCGGCGGCTATGACTCGATCGTCGAAGAAGGCGCCATCAAGGCTCGCATCGACGCCGATTTCGGCGACTTCAAGGCCTTCCTGATGGGCGGCTGGAACACGGATGGCGACAAGCTGAACAAGTATGCCGGTTCTTACCTCAACAGCAACCGCTCAGCCTGCCCGACCAATGGCGCGGATTGCGGCTGGGGCGACTGGGCCTTCTGGACGGGCGCCAGCTACCAGTTGACGCCGAAGCTGCAGGCCAATGCTCAAGTCGCTTACACCGACTCGAAGATCCTCGCCGCCACCGCCAACGTTGCCTGGCGTCCGGTCAAGGACCTGCTGATCGAGCCGGAAGTCTCCTACACGGATTGGGACGCTGCCGACAAGGATCAGTGGGCCGGCGTGCTCCGCTTCGAACGCAAGTTCTGA